Proteins encoded within one genomic window of Pygocentrus nattereri isolate fPygNat1 chromosome 9, fPygNat1.pri, whole genome shotgun sequence:
- the fbxo30b gene encoding F-box only protein 30b, whose protein sequence is MVEPHVHCISCVSRRCMVKPEPGFSCDLLGCPLVCGAVFHGCKVDEHQLLCPLERVPCLNHSIGCPFMLARGKMAEHLEVCPAGVVCCTMEWNRWPVNDEDYRSYERLSRDADEEEQLDMALALQDQRTMLASLKLVSLAPTSGPEKKAQPVENFEKPNLLTDSPVPTPPAERPADEASAACCSKDKISNGINGLNEERYGELYQTTVETTKSLAAALNVLIHLNASDTQCSTTSVSAAQSELNGELHKSLVMKEDAGSNCDKIANGVSGLNEELQPQRHQTLMELGRSLASALGALGDAVKGTEPISSSKVNKTNSEINQPETVESADIEMEDATSEAKAMFGAVGGIDDGGISEEHSQESSGYLLRLDDADERSLCNNCHNAVAATVELQENIMEAAEVDHECPEASGSLEFVGPLIPHRAQVRYDLAPVAMQEASGSQVPLLQPPVHAQALVIPRDFALPSMALDFEDRAFERKLQNLQLLRNFMPLALNGRRSCPVDSYPHRYPRCKMEDKSVDTSDLEQEPRDDPMGLGEIDFIAAALLFCLEESPRARRISDTVYAFGGSRVDFGTQTFSFPAAILATSTMVGEVASASACDRAAPRLSQPSPFCTLRLDLTLEQLVPRPSWAPREGSMFTFECGQLFRREEFLSHFRNVHGDIHSGLNGWMEHRCPLAYYGCTYSQRRFCPSTHGSRVVHNRHLRSFGVQPVMDVVVEPGCDRLSGLPFEILQHVARFLDGFSLCQLSMVSRTMRDVCASLLQTRGMVVVQWEKRQYPDGRRTWQIKDKVWRFSTAFSPVTRWEFADISSMADHLKHCLYNEVNRQVEAVPLPCMCTTRELTRDGRSLRSVLKPVL, encoded by the exons ATGGTGGAGCCCCATGTTCACTGCATTTCGTGTGTGAGCCGGCGGTGCATGGTCAAGCCCGAGCCTGGCTTTTCTTGTGACCTCCTCGGTTGCCCACTGGTTTGCGGCGCCGTTTTCCATGGCTGTAAGGTGGATGAGCATCAGCTACTGTGTCCGTTAGAGAGGGTTCCGTGCCTCAACCACAGCATTGGCTGCCCTTTCATGCTGGCCCGGGGCAAGATGGCCGAGCACCTTGAGGTATGTCCTGCTGGAGTGGTTTGTTGCACAATGGAGTGGAATAGGTGGCCTGTGAACGACGAGGATTACCGCTCATATGAAAGATTGAGTCGAGATGCGGATGAGGAAGAGCAGCTAGACATGGCTCTTGCTTTGCAGGACCAGCGCACCATGCTGGCCTCACTTAAACTCGTCTCTCTAGCACCTACTAGTGGCCCTGAGAAAAAGGCACAGCCTGTGGAGAACTTTGAAAAACCTAATTTACTGACAGACAGTCCAGTTCCCACTCCACCAGCCGAGCGGCCTGCGGATGAGGCGTCTGCGGCATGCTGCTCAAAGGACAAAATCAGCAATGGAATTAACGGATTGAACGAGGAACGTTATGGTGAGCTTTACCAAACCACAGTAGAGACAACCAAAAGCCTAGCTGCAGCCCTCAATGTCCTAATCCACCTCAATGCCTCCGATACACAGTGTTCCACCACAAGTGTGTCAGCAGCACAGTCAGAATTAAATGGAGAGTTACATAAATCACTTGTTATGAAAGAAGATGCCGGGTCCAACTGTGATAAAATAGCAAATGGGGTTAGTGGTTTGAATGAAGAGTTGCAGCCTCAGCGACATCAAACCTTGATGGAGCTGGGCAGAAGCTTGGCCTCTGCCCTTGGTGCGCTGGGGGATGCCGTCAAAGGCACTGAACCAATCAGTAGCTCCAAAGTCAACAAGACGAACAGTGAGATCAACCAGCCAGAAACTGTAGAGTCAGCAGACATTGAAATGGAGGATGCTACGTCTGAAGCGAAGGCCATGTTTGGGGCAGTTGGTGGAATTGATGATGGAGGCATTAGTGAAGAGCATTCTCAAGAGTCTTCAGGGTATTTGCTCAGGCTGGATGATGCAGATGAGCGGAGCTTGTGTAACAACTGTCACAATGCCGTAGCAGCTACAGTGGAATTACAGGAGAATATCATGGAAGCGGCTGAGGTGGACCATGAGTGCCCGGAGGCCAGTGGTTCGCTGGAGTTTGTTGGTCCATTAATTCCCCACAGAGCACAGGTGAGATATGATCTAGCCCCTGTTGCTATGCAGGAAGCATCAGGATCCCAGGTTCCGTTACTGCAGCCACCTGTCCATGCCCAGGCATTGGTTATTCCCAGGGACTTTGCACTACCTTCCATGGCATTAGATTTTGAAGACAGGGCTTTTGAGAGGAAACTCCAAAACCTTCAGTTGCTGCGTAACTTTATGCCGCTCGCCCTTAACGGACGGAGgagttgtcctgtggacagctACCCACACAGGTATCCTCGCTGCAAAATGGAAGACAAATCTGTAGACACATCCGACCTGGAGCAGGAGCCTCGGGATGACCCCATGGGGCTCGGAGAGATTGATTTCATAGCCGCTGCCCTGCTTTTCTGCTTGGAGGAGTCACCCCGGGCCCGGAGGATATCAGACACTGTCTACGCTTTTGGCGGTTCGCGGGTCGATTTCGGTACCCAGACATTCAGCTTCCCTGCTGCGATCTTGGCCACCAGCACTATGGTCGGGGAGGTGGCATCAGCCTCTGCATGTGACCGAGCTGCACCCCGCCTCTCGCAGCCCAGCCCCTTCTGCACTCTGCGGCTGGACCTGACGCTGGAGCAGCTGGTGCCCCGACCCAGCTGGGCCCCGCGTGAAGGCTCCATGTTCACCTTTGAATGTGGCCAGCTCTTCCGCCGGGAAGAGTTCCTCTCACACTTCCGCAACGTCCATGGAGACATCCATTCGGGCCTGAATGGCTGGATGGAGCACCGCTGCCCGCTGGCCTACTATGGCTGCACCTACTCACAACGCAGGTTCTGCCCTTCCACTCATGGGTCAAGGGTTGTTCACAACCGCCACCTCAGGTCCTTTGGGGTGCAGCCTGTGATGGATGTGGTGGTGGAGCCTGGGTGCGACCGCCTGAGTGGATTGCCCTTTGAGATTCTCCAGCATGTAGCACGGTTCCTGGATGGCTTCAGCCTCTGCCAGCTGTCCATGGTGTCCCGCACCATGAGGGATGTTTGTGCTAGTCTCTTGCAGACACGGGGCATGGTGGTGGTACAGTGGGAGAAGAGGCAGTACCCAGACGGAAGAAGAACCTGGCAGATAAAAGACAAG GTGTGGCGGTTCAGTACAGCCTTCAGTCCGGTGACTAGGTGGGAATTTGCGGACATTTCCAGCATGGCGGACCACCTGAAGCACTGCCTGTATAATGAGGTCAACCGGCAGGTGGAGGCGGTGCCACTGCCCTGCATGTGCACAACCAGGGAGCTCACCCGGGATGGACGGTCGCTACGTTCGGTCCTTAAACCAGTATTATAA